One stretch of Anas acuta chromosome W, bAnaAcu1.1, whole genome shotgun sequence DNA includes these proteins:
- the LOC137847329 gene encoding olfactory receptor 14C36-like has protein sequence MSNSSFPTEFLLLPFADTCELQLLKFALFLGIYLVALLGNGLILTAIACDHRLHTPMYFFLLNLTLLDLGTITTTVPKAMANSLWYTRTISYLGCAAQVIIFVFFIGGEYLLLILMAHDRYVAICNPLRYGTLITGRTCVNMAEAAWGSGFLNAMVHAANTFSLPLCQGNALDQFSCEVPQILKLSCSNAYLREVGLLVVTACLFFTCFVFLVLSYVQIFRAVLRMTSEQGRDKAFSTCLPHLAVVSLFLSTAFLAYLKPPSISSSSLNLLLAVLYSVVPPAVNPLIYSMRNKELKDAVRKLI, from the coding sequence atgtccaacagcagcttccctACAGAGTTTCTCCTCCTGCCATTCGCAGACACAtgtgagctgcagctcctgaagttcgcgctcttcctgggcatctacctggttgccctcctgggcaacggcctcatcctcacagccatagcctgcgaccaccgcctccacacccccatgtacttcttcctcctcaacctcaCCCTCCTTGACCTGGGCACTATTACCACCactgttcccaaagccatggccaattccctgtGGTACACCAGGACCATATCCTATTtgggatgtgctgcacaggtcattatctttgtttttttcattggaGGAGAGTACTTACTTCTTATTCTCATGGCCCATGACCGCTATGTTGCCATCTGTAATCCCCTGCGCTATGGGACACTCATAACTGGAAGAACTTGTGTCAACATGGCAgaagctgcctggggcagtggctttctcaatgccATGGTACATGCTGCCAataccttttcccttcccctctgccaaggcaatgccctGGACCAGTTCTCCTGTGAagttccccagatcctcaagctgTCCTGCTCaaatgcctacctcagggaagttgggcTTCTAGTGGTTACAGCATGTTTATTctttacatgttttgttttccttgtgctgtcctatgtgcagatcttcagggcagtgctgaggatgacCTCTGAGCAGGGACGGGACAAAGCCTTTTCtacatgcctccctcacctggctgtggtctccctgtttctcagcactgcctttttagcttacctgaagcccccctctatatcctcctcctccctgaaTCTTTTGCTGGCAGTTTTGTAttcagtggtgcctccagcagtgaaccccctcatctacagcatgaggaacaaggaaCTCAAGGATGCAGTTAGGAAACTGATTTGA